A genomic segment from Lignipirellula cremea encodes:
- a CDS encoding FeoA family protein, producing the protein MKSKTLADLTVGQTAQVTGVDGADAIGVRLLEMGLAPGVEVTYINSALMGDPLEFELRGYRLSLRRTEAARVSIELLAADV; encoded by the coding sequence GTGAAAAGCAAGACGTTGGCGGACCTGACGGTCGGCCAGACCGCACAAGTAACGGGCGTTGACGGAGCCGATGCGATCGGCGTCCGCCTGTTAGAAATGGGTCTGGCGCCGGGCGTCGAGGTGACCTACATCAACTCCGCGCTGATGGGCGACCCGCTGGAATTTGAACTGCGCGGTTACCGCTTGAGCCTGCGACGCACCGAGGCCGCCCGGGTCTCGATCGAACTGCTGGCCGCCGACGTATAA